The stretch of DNA CCAGCCCAGGGCGTAGTCGAGGGCCTCGGCGCGGTGCTCGAGACCGTAGCGGATGCTGGCCTCGAGGATCCGCGCGATCTCGGGCATGCGCTCGCCGTGGCGCTTGTGGATGGTGTTGGCGCCCAGCGGCAGTGGCAGGCCGCCGGTCAACTCGTCCCACCAGGTTCCCAGCTCGAGGCAGCTGTGCAGGCCCTGGTTGCGGTAGGTGAGCTGGCCCTCGTGGATGATCAGGCCGGCGTCGAACGCGCCCGCGGCGACCTCCTCGATGATGCGGTCGAAGGGCACCACGACCGGCTCGAAGTCCCCGATCGCGAGGCGCAGTTCCAGGTAGGCGCTGGTCATCAGGCCCGGCACGGCGATGCGGCGGCCGCGCAGGTCGTCCGGCGCGAGGGGCTCGCGGGCCACGACCATCGGGCCGTAGCGGTCGCCCATGCTGGCGCCCGAGGGCAGCAGGGCGTACTTGTCGGCCACGTAGGCGTAGGCGTGGACGCTGATGGCGGTGATGTCCAGCTCGCCGCGGGTCGCCCGCTCGTTCAGGGTCTGGATGTCCTGCAGGATGTGCTCGAAGCGGTAGGGCCCCGTGTCGATCTTGCCGCGGGC from bacterium encodes:
- a CDS encoding MqnA/MqnD/SBP family protein encodes the protein MSATVNLTLGHSPDPDDAFMHYALARGKIDTGPYRFEHILQDIQTLNERATRGELDITAISVHAYAYVADKYALLPSGASMGDRYGPMVVAREPLAPDDLRGRRIAVPGLMTSAYLELRLAIGDFEPVVVPFDRIIEEVAAGAFDAGLIIHEGQLTYRNQGLHSCLELGTWWDELTGGLPLPLGANTIHKRHGERMPEIARILEASIRYGLEHRAEALDYALGWARDMEVALADEFVGMYVNHWTLDYGDRGRAAIRELLDRAHRAGLIPQVHGLEFVTT